The following proteins are encoded in a genomic region of bacterium:
- a CDS encoding DUF1343 domain-containing protein, whose amino-acid sequence MTGLDRLQAGHWRALRGQRVGLVVHPASVDGNLRHTRDQAANAGAAVDLRALFGPQHGILGQTQDNMIEWRGFRDPELGIPVHSLYGEHRKPTAEMLDGLDTLVIDLQDVGARYYTFIWTLLLCLEACAETGKRVIVLDRPNPLGGELVEGNVLDPEYRSFVGLAPIPMRHGLTIGELAGFFVAWRGLDVELEVVWMEGWSRAQDFEATGLPWVLPSPNMPTTDTAYVYPGACLLEGTNLSEGRGTTRPFEIFGAPFVDGRRLAAVLQAWNLPGCRFRPVSFEPTFHKFGGQVCGGVQVHVIDRALFEPVVTYTAAIAAIAGLWPEGFAWKQPPYEYEAHKLPIDILAGGTRWREQVESGSTPWQMKAGWLEELRAFADIAAAHRHYA is encoded by the coding sequence ATGACGGGACTGGATCGGCTGCAGGCCGGTCATTGGCGTGCGCTGCGTGGGCAGCGCGTGGGACTGGTCGTGCACCCGGCTTCGGTGGACGGCAACCTGAGGCATACCCGCGACCAGGCAGCCAATGCCGGCGCGGCCGTCGACCTGCGGGCGCTGTTCGGCCCGCAGCACGGCATCCTCGGCCAGACGCAGGACAACATGATCGAGTGGCGCGGGTTCAGGGACCCTGAGCTGGGCATTCCCGTGCACTCGCTGTACGGCGAGCATCGCAAGCCCACCGCGGAGATGCTCGACGGCCTCGACACCCTGGTGATCGACCTGCAGGACGTGGGCGCCCGCTACTACACGTTCATCTGGACGCTGCTCCTGTGCCTCGAGGCCTGTGCGGAAACGGGCAAGCGCGTGATCGTGCTGGACCGGCCCAATCCGCTGGGCGGCGAGCTCGTCGAGGGCAACGTGCTGGACCCGGAGTACCGTTCGTTCGTCGGCCTGGCGCCGATCCCCATGCGGCACGGCCTGACCATCGGCGAGCTGGCCGGCTTCTTCGTCGCCTGGCGCGGGCTCGACGTCGAGTTGGAGGTCGTCTGGATGGAGGGCTGGAGCCGCGCGCAGGACTTCGAGGCCACGGGCCTGCCCTGGGTGCTGCCCTCGCCGAACATGCCCACGACCGACACGGCGTACGTCTACCCGGGGGCCTGCCTGCTCGAGGGCACGAATCTCTCGGAAGGTCGCGGCACCACGCGTCCGTTCGAGATCTTCGGTGCGCCGTTCGTCGATGGTCGCCGGCTGGCCGCCGTGCTGCAGGCCTGGAACCTGCCGGGCTGCCGGTTCCGCCCGGTCAGCTTCGAGCCCACGTTCCACAAGTTCGGCGGCCAGGTCTGCGGCGGCGTGCAGGTTCACGTGATCGATCGCGCGCTCTTCGAGCCCGTGGTCACGTACACGGCCGCGATTGCCGCCATTGCCGGACTGTGGCCGGAAGGCTTCGCCTGGAAGCAGCCGCCGTACGAGTACGAGGCGCACAAGCTGCCCATCGATATCCTCGCCGGCGGCACCCGTTGGCGCGAACAGGTGGAATCCGGCAGCACACCCTGGCAGATGAAGGCGGGCTGGCTCGAGGAATTGCGGGCGTTCGCCGACATCGCCGCCGCACATCGCCACTATGCGTGA
- a CDS encoding glycosyltransferase family 9 protein encodes MIYRADCFHFRGDVPCAPHKQRGVHCADCPEFRPRAGRILLVKLGAAGDVIRTTPLLFPLQRDYPDHALTWVTEFPALVPRRAGDVRPFDTATLLWLRHVDFDLAINLDKDRQACALLREVRAARKVGFTLGDDGLCRPVTEGVTPTMAEAVKAKFLTGLFDDVNRACRLSYLQEIFAICGYDFAGEPYVLDRPEPAPAFDLPTGGPLVGLNTGCGGRWTSRLWPESSWAELARGLRGQGLNVVLLGGPEEHDKNARLALATGATYPGHFDLRTFIGLVDRCDLVVSAVTMAMHIALGLGKRLVLLNNIFNPREFELYGRGVIVQPPQACSCFFQPRCTAPSFCLESLEPATVQAATLDLLGRP; translated from the coding sequence GTGATCTACCGCGCCGACTGCTTCCACTTCCGCGGCGATGTGCCCTGTGCGCCGCACAAGCAGCGCGGCGTCCACTGCGCCGATTGCCCGGAGTTCCGCCCGCGCGCCGGCCGCATCCTCCTGGTCAAGCTCGGCGCCGCCGGCGACGTCATCCGCACGACGCCGCTGCTGTTCCCGTTGCAGCGCGACTACCCGGATCACGCGCTGACCTGGGTCACCGAATTCCCGGCGCTGGTTCCGCGCCGCGCCGGCGACGTGCGCCCGTTCGATACGGCGACGCTGCTGTGGTTGCGCCACGTCGACTTCGACCTGGCGATCAACCTCGACAAGGATCGCCAGGCCTGCGCGCTGCTGCGCGAGGTGCGCGCCGCCCGCAAGGTCGGCTTCACGCTGGGCGATGACGGCCTGTGTCGGCCGGTGACCGAGGGCGTCACGCCGACCATGGCCGAGGCCGTCAAGGCGAAGTTCCTGACCGGCCTGTTCGACGACGTCAATCGCGCCTGCCGCCTCAGCTACCTGCAGGAGATCTTCGCGATCTGCGGCTACGATTTCGCCGGCGAGCCCTACGTGCTGGATCGCCCGGAGCCGGCCCCGGCCTTCGACCTGCCCACGGGCGGGCCGCTGGTGGGCCTGAACACGGGCTGCGGCGGCCGCTGGACCAGTCGCCTGTGGCCCGAGTCGAGCTGGGCGGAACTCGCGCGCGGCCTTCGCGGCCAGGGCCTGAACGTGGTGCTGCTGGGTGGACCCGAGGAGCACGACAAGAACGCGAGGCTGGCGCTGGCGACGGGCGCAACCTACCCGGGGCATTTCGACCTGCGCACGTTCATCGGCCTTGTCGATCGCTGCGATCTGGTGGTCTCGGCCGTGACCATGGCCATGCACATCGCCCTCGGCCTCGGCAAGCGGCTCGTGCTGCTCAACAACATCTTCAATCCGCGCGAATTCGAGTTGTACGGCCGCGGCGTCATCGTGCAGCCGCCCCAGGCCTGCTCGTGCTTCTTCCAGCCGCGCTGCACCGCGCCCTCGTTCTGCCTCGAGTCGCTGGAACCCGCGACGGTGCAGGCGGCGACGCTCGACCTGCTGGGACGCCCGTGA
- a CDS encoding endonuclease/exonuclease/phosphatase family protein gives MTAALLLAAVLLLAGCGETDKSVVPPPGNPFEAARVGADTTLEVMTWNIENFPKAGGATVNWVDQIIVGLRPDIVAVEEISNGTSFDALVAQIDGWGGARARSDAYQNLGFLYSEGGALQVTSTYEIMTSYSREFPRAPFVLEATWNGVPIAVVANHLKASGNGLLDAADPWDEETRRRDACLLLAEFVETQLPDHRVFIVGDMNDELTDTAPHNVFQNFLDAPASWRFADMAIALGPSEGWSYPGWPSHLDHILVTSELFPAIDAAGSLTAVVPLAAVLGWSKYDSEVSDHLPVVVRLVP, from the coding sequence TTGACGGCTGCTCTGCTGCTGGCGGCCGTTCTGCTGCTGGCAGGCTGCGGCGAGACGGACAAGTCCGTCGTGCCGCCGCCGGGCAATCCCTTCGAGGCGGCCCGGGTCGGCGCCGACACCACGCTCGAAGTGATGACCTGGAACATCGAGAACTTCCCGAAGGCGGGCGGTGCGACGGTGAACTGGGTCGACCAGATCATCGTGGGCCTGCGGCCGGACATCGTGGCGGTGGAGGAAATCTCCAACGGGACCTCGTTCGATGCGCTCGTGGCGCAGATCGACGGCTGGGGCGGTGCGCGGGCGCGCAGTGACGCCTACCAGAACCTCGGCTTCCTGTACAGCGAGGGCGGCGCCCTGCAGGTCACCTCGACCTACGAGATCATGACGAGCTACTCGCGGGAGTTCCCGCGGGCGCCGTTCGTGCTCGAGGCCACCTGGAACGGTGTTCCCATTGCGGTGGTCGCGAACCACCTCAAGGCATCGGGCAACGGCCTGCTCGATGCGGCCGATCCGTGGGACGAGGAGACGCGCCGGCGCGACGCCTGCCTGCTGCTGGCCGAGTTCGTCGAGACGCAGCTGCCCGACCACCGCGTCTTCATCGTCGGCGACATGAACGACGAGCTGACCGACACCGCGCCTCACAACGTCTTCCAGAACTTCCTCGACGCGCCGGCCAGCTGGCGCTTCGCCGACATGGCCATTGCGCTGGGGCCGAGCGAAGGCTGGTCGTACCCGGGCTGGCCGAGCCACCTGGACCACATCCTGGTCACGAGCGAGCTGTTCCCGGCGATCGACGCCGCCGGGTCCCTGACCGCCGTCGTGCCCCTGGCCGCCGTTCTCGGCTGGTCGAAGTACGACAGCGAAGTGAGCGACCACCTGCCCGTCGTCGTCCGGTTGGTACCGTGA
- a CDS encoding phosphotransferase, with product MREATGNLRGMVLAAGYGTRLSPLTDIVPKPLLPVAGVSLLDLALANLDRAGVGPVVVNTHHLGEQVAAHLAARADAARFTISPEPEILGTGGALHGARAFLAGAPGFLLHNGDVLTNADLSALVAAHDAGDAVATLMLVDCPAVNTVEVADDGSVLRLAGRPAPAAGAPTAARRLTYSGVGVFSRRILDDVPPGVSSLVDVLATVIAREPGAVRAWTPAGAAWSDVGTFARWLDAQPDDDVASSPPPSVTIERIRGHGSDRRFWRLGAGDWSAVAMVSPPGDAEHARFVALAAFLRAHDLAPAALLRVDDDEKTVLMEDLGCGSLFAMAGDISRDEPSAVHAWELATDHVARLQAATGAARLECPVAFDLALDEGVLRWETDYFRERFLGGLMGLEPAALAALTPGFEALAAAVAAQPVYLIHRDYQSQNLLVKDGRLRLVDFQGLRPGPLGYDLASLLWDPYVAVPPARREALMLRFAAQVRRQLEPGLSEGDVRAMVLGAGLQRLMQALGAYGFLGLVKGRRGFLAHVPRGLAHLRDVLRAVIAARAEANAAAPWLPPALPVLEACLAQLDDDLVAARIAAARAAPGAGAEH from the coding sequence ATGCGTGAGGCGACCGGCAACCTGCGCGGCATGGTGCTGGCCGCGGGCTACGGGACGCGCCTGTCCCCGCTGACGGATATCGTGCCCAAGCCCCTGCTGCCGGTCGCCGGCGTGTCCCTGCTCGACCTGGCGCTCGCCAACCTCGATCGCGCCGGGGTCGGCCCCGTCGTGGTCAACACGCATCACCTGGGGGAACAGGTGGCCGCGCACCTGGCCGCGCGCGCCGATGCCGCGCGCTTCACGATCAGTCCCGAACCGGAGATCCTCGGCACCGGCGGCGCGCTGCACGGCGCACGCGCGTTCCTGGCCGGCGCGCCCGGGTTCCTGCTGCACAACGGCGACGTGCTCACCAACGCGGACCTGTCGGCGCTCGTGGCTGCGCACGACGCCGGCGATGCTGTCGCCACCCTGATGCTGGTCGACTGCCCGGCGGTCAACACTGTCGAGGTGGCGGACGACGGTTCGGTACTGCGCCTGGCCGGGCGACCGGCGCCGGCCGCAGGCGCCCCGACGGCAGCACGGCGGCTCACCTATTCCGGTGTCGGCGTCTTTTCCCGCCGCATCCTCGACGATGTCCCGCCCGGCGTCTCGTCGCTGGTCGACGTGCTGGCGACCGTGATCGCGCGTGAACCCGGCGCCGTCCGCGCCTGGACGCCGGCCGGTGCCGCGTGGAGCGACGTGGGCACCTTCGCGCGCTGGCTGGACGCACAGCCGGACGACGACGTGGCCTCGTCCCCGCCGCCGTCGGTCACGATCGAGCGCATCCGCGGCCACGGCTCGGACCGCCGCTTCTGGCGACTGGGCGCGGGCGATTGGTCGGCCGTGGCGATGGTCAGTCCGCCGGGCGACGCCGAGCACGCGCGCTTCGTGGCGCTGGCGGCCTTCCTGCGCGCGCACGACCTGGCCCCGGCTGCCCTGCTGCGCGTCGATGACGACGAGAAGACCGTCCTGATGGAGGACCTCGGCTGCGGCAGCCTGTTCGCGATGGCGGGCGACATCTCCCGTGACGAACCGTCAGCCGTGCACGCGTGGGAACTGGCGACCGACCACGTGGCGCGCCTGCAGGCGGCCACGGGCGCCGCCCGCCTCGAGTGCCCCGTCGCCTTCGACCTGGCGCTGGACGAGGGCGTCCTGCGCTGGGAGACCGACTACTTCCGCGAGCGCTTCCTGGGCGGCCTCATGGGACTGGAGCCGGCGGCGCTGGCAGCGCTGACACCCGGGTTCGAGGCGCTCGCCGCGGCGGTGGCTGCCCAGCCGGTGTACCTGATCCATCGCGACTACCAGTCGCAGAACCTGCTCGTCAAGGACGGTCGCCTGCGGCTGGTCGACTTTCAGGGCCTGCGACCGGGGCCGCTCGGCTACGACCTGGCTTCGCTGCTCTGGGATCCGTACGTTGCCGTGCCTCCGGCGCGGCGCGAAGCGCTCATGTTGCGCTTTGCGGCGCAGGTGCGCCGGCAACTGGAGCCGGGCCTCTCGGAAGGCGATGTTCGCGCAATGGTGCTCGGCGCCGGACTGCAGCGCCTGATGCAGGCGCTGGGCGCCTACGGTTTCCTGGGCCTGGTGAAGGGTAGGCGCGGCTTCCTGGCGCACGTGCCCCGCGGGCTGGCCCACCTGCGCGATGTCCTGCGTGCAGTGATCGCTGCGCGCGCGGAGGCGAACGCCGCGGCGCCGTGGCTTCCGCCCGCGTTGCCTGTCCTCGAAGCGTGCCTGGCGCAACTCGACGACGATCTTGTGGCCGCGCGGATCGCTGCGGCGCGCGCGGCGCCGGGAGCCGGTGCCGAGCACTGA
- a CDS encoding MFS transporter has product MTNLRELAGRVQGDFRRVLLATLFFGAVSGIIASTFNNYLADVHGLDASARGWLELPRELPGFIIFGVVGLLLIRFRESRIAALAMIATGIGSLGLGWLAPGPALLVVWTIVWSLGDHIIFAVEGPIGLKLARDGAEGRRLGQLGGARNLGVIFGVSGVWLTAKLVGDRYDLFYLAGALCAVVAGWFYLRLGMGRQDPPSRRLVWRREYGIFYAISALFGIRKQIFLVFGTWVLVSLHHVPVSTIALLYFIGAALGVLLRPLLGDVIDWLGERTVLSADTLLLMLICLVYAFASDLLPAPWDLRLLYGAYVADNVLFALRVARTTYLKKIAVDPTDITPTISLGVTIDHSVAMTLPILSGWLWEHYGHQWVFLLAAALALGGFFVCIRIRVPDRAVPVVAGAGGTGRA; this is encoded by the coding sequence GTGACGAACCTTCGCGAACTGGCCGGCAGGGTCCAGGGTGACTTCCGGCGCGTGCTGCTGGCCACGCTGTTCTTCGGCGCGGTCTCCGGCATCATCGCCTCGACGTTCAACAACTACCTGGCCGACGTGCACGGGCTCGATGCCAGCGCGCGCGGCTGGCTGGAACTCCCGCGCGAGTTGCCCGGTTTCATCATCTTTGGCGTTGTCGGGCTGTTGCTGATCCGCTTCCGGGAGAGCCGCATCGCCGCGCTGGCGATGATCGCGACGGGGATCGGATCGCTCGGCCTCGGCTGGCTGGCTCCCGGCCCCGCGCTGCTCGTGGTGTGGACCATCGTCTGGTCGCTGGGTGATCACATCATCTTCGCCGTCGAGGGGCCGATCGGCCTGAAGCTGGCGCGCGACGGCGCCGAGGGCCGCCGCCTGGGCCAGTTGGGCGGCGCGCGCAACCTCGGGGTCATCTTCGGCGTCTCGGGCGTCTGGCTCACGGCGAAGCTGGTGGGCGACCGCTACGACCTGTTCTACCTGGCGGGCGCGCTCTGCGCGGTCGTGGCGGGCTGGTTCTACCTGCGCCTGGGGATGGGCCGGCAGGACCCGCCGTCGCGTCGCCTGGTCTGGCGCCGTGAGTACGGGATCTTCTACGCGATCAGCGCGCTGTTCGGCATCCGCAAGCAGATCTTCCTGGTCTTCGGCACCTGGGTGCTCGTGTCACTTCACCACGTGCCGGTCTCGACCATCGCCCTACTCTACTTCATCGGCGCGGCGCTGGGTGTCCTGCTCAGGCCGCTCCTGGGCGATGTCATCGACTGGCTGGGCGAGCGCACCGTGCTGTCGGCCGACACGCTGCTGCTGATGCTCATCTGCCTGGTCTACGCCTTCGCCTCGGACCTGCTGCCCGCACCCTGGGACCTGCGCCTGCTCTACGGCGCCTATGTGGCGGACAACGTCCTGTTCGCGCTCCGGGTGGCGCGCACCACCTACCTGAAGAAGATCGCGGTCGACCCGACCGACATCACGCCGACGATCTCGCTGGGCGTCACCATCGACCACTCCGTGGCGATGACGTTGCCCATCCTCTCGGGCTGGCTCTGGGAGCACTACGGCCACCAATGGGTCTTTCTGCTGGCGGCGGCGCTGGCCCTGGGCGGTTTCTTCGTCTGTATCCGCATCCGGGTGCCGGACCGGGCTGTCCCGGTCGTGGCTGGCGCCGGGGGCACGGGACGTGCATAA
- a CDS encoding glycosyltransferase, translating to MKLAFLGPAPPLRGGIVTYYGLLARALAARGHEVFWASFRRQYPGFLFPGSAQEGETAAWLDHPNLPRFVPWSPLSWWRTCRDLEQAAPQAVVIKYWLPFFAPGFWAVTWLLRRRTRVRVIYLLDNVIAHEKYPLADFLTRGALRQGHGFIAQSAQVRRDLETVLPGVDPRRVVEAPHPVYDFGVPGRPRPTRAEARARLDLPPDARLVLFFGFIKPYKGVLHLLDAAPLLKQRYGDGVRVLVVGDVYGDKQPYLDRIAQGGAADIVRLVDGFVPDELVESYFVAADLVVLPYVSATQSGIVQIAYNYDRPVVTTNVGGLPEVVADGVTGFLVEPGDTAALAGAIARFFDEGRAEAFGAAVAVEKRKYSWERMAAAIEELAAR from the coding sequence GTGAAGCTGGCCTTCCTGGGCCCGGCGCCGCCGCTGCGCGGGGGCATCGTCACCTACTACGGGTTGCTCGCGCGTGCACTGGCCGCGCGGGGGCACGAAGTCTTCTGGGCCTCGTTCAGGCGCCAGTATCCCGGCTTCCTGTTTCCCGGCAGTGCCCAGGAGGGCGAGACGGCGGCCTGGCTCGACCACCCGAACCTGCCGCGTTTCGTGCCGTGGTCGCCGCTAAGCTGGTGGCGCACGTGCCGCGACCTGGAGCAGGCGGCGCCGCAGGCGGTGGTCATCAAGTACTGGCTGCCGTTCTTCGCGCCCGGCTTCTGGGCCGTGACCTGGCTGCTGCGGCGGCGCACGCGCGTGCGCGTCATCTATCTCCTGGACAACGTGATCGCGCACGAGAAGTACCCGCTTGCCGACTTCCTCACGCGTGGCGCCCTGCGCCAGGGGCACGGCTTCATCGCGCAGAGTGCCCAGGTCAGGCGCGACCTGGAGACGGTCCTGCCCGGCGTCGACCCGCGGCGCGTGGTGGAGGCGCCGCACCCGGTGTACGATTTCGGCGTGCCGGGGCGACCGCGGCCCACGCGGGCCGAGGCCCGCGCCCGGCTCGACCTGCCGCCGGACGCGCGACTGGTGCTCTTCTTCGGGTTCATCAAGCCCTACAAGGGCGTGCTGCACCTGCTGGACGCCGCGCCGCTGCTGAAGCAACGCTACGGCGACGGGGTGCGCGTGCTGGTGGTCGGCGACGTCTACGGCGACAAGCAGCCGTATCTCGACCGCATCGCGCAGGGTGGGGCCGCCGACATCGTGCGTCTGGTCGACGGCTTCGTCCCCGACGAATTGGTGGAGAGCTATTTCGTGGCGGCCGACCTGGTCGTGCTACCGTACGTCTCGGCGACCCAGAGCGGAATCGTACAGATCGCCTACAACTACGACCGGCCTGTCGTCACCACGAACGTGGGCGGCCTGCCGGAAGTGGTGGCCGACGGCGTCACCGGATTCCTGGTGGAACCGGGCGATACCGCCGCCCTGGCCGGTGCCATCGCACGTTTCTTCGACGAGGGTCGCGCCGAGGCGTTCGGGGCGGCCGTCGCCGTCGAAAAGCGGAAGTACTCGTGGGAACGGATGGCGGCCGCGATCGAGGAGCTGGCTGCCCGGTGA